The Pseudobdellovibrionaceae bacterium region TTTGCACCTCGGACAGTGAAAACGCCAATGAGAAATGGGTCAAAGACGGCTGGTGCAAGCAGATCATGGAAACCATGACCAAAGAGGACTGCGCGAAGGACGACTTCGAAAAGCTCCAGCAGAAAGCCAAGTCGAATCAGATCAACGGGCTGGATAAGTATTGCTCCAACATCTCGTCCAAGGCGAACAACAAAAACGAGTTTGCCGGGGTCATGCAGCAGATGATCGCCGCGCTCGTGATCGAAGAATCAGAGTGGGTCGCGAACGCGAAGGGTCCGAACATCACCGCGGACGGAAAAACCGGGAGCCAGATTCCGAAAGGTGCGAAGGTCGGCAACGCGAAAGGGCTTCTGCAGCTGTCCACGGATTCGGTTCGGAAATACAAATGCTGCAAGGATTTGAAATCCGACAAAGATCTGAACGATCCGAAAAAGAGCCTGAAGTGCGGGACCCAGATCGCGATCCACTGGATGCAGCGGGACGGGGAAGCGGGTAAAGGTTCGAAGAGTCAGGCGCGGGGCGCGGCCCGTTACTTCCAGCCGTATCGTGAAATCGACAAGGCCAAACGTGAGCGGATGCAGAAAAAAGTGAACCAAGGTTACTGCAACCGCAACGGCAAACCCGACACGCAGAGTGCGGGCGCGACGGGAACCGAGAACCGTCAGTAATTCAAAAGGCGGGGGCCGACGTTAGTCGGCTTTCCCCGAGCAGTTCATACGATTGAAAGGGAACGTCACGAAGTGGTGGACGTAGTACTCCTTCTGCGAGTCGACGCCCCAGTTGAACTTCACGCGTTCCCATTCCAGGCTCAGACGCTCGTTCCGTTCGATCGTGGTCGAGATCCCGTTCGTCGAAAGACCCGGCGCCACGTTCGCGGGGGCCAGGATTTCGCCGCGACCCGAGCACTCGATCAGCTGCGGGCGGGCCTTGTCCCATTTGCAGTTTTTCTTATCCCAGCGGGCCAGCACGACACCGTCAAACACCGCGAGGTCTTTCGCGGCGTAATCCAGCATGGGGCCCATCGGCGGCGTAACGACGCCTTCGTAGATGGGAAAATTGATTTTCCCCAGGCGGTCTTCATAACGGAAATAAACGCTATCGCCTTCGCTCCAGATTTTACCGGCGGCGACGGACATCGCGCAGATCAGCAGAAACGAGTTCATGGGGACTCCTTCGAAAGTTGTTGTTGCAGCAAAAGATGCCCGATGATGGCGACGCTCACCATGAAGCCGGGAAGCAAGACGTAGGGCTCGAACGCGACCCACTCATTACTTTGGGACGCGGCGAAAAGTTGCAGCGGTGTCGGAAACGACGTGATCGCGATCACCAAAATATTCACGAGGCTCGCCGCGCCGAACAGCTGAAAACCCAGAGCCCAGCGCGGCGGAGTGAAGCGTTCGGGGTGGCGTTTCATCATCACGCCCAGGAGGAGGGCGACGCACGCGACCAGCACGTCGAAATTGTAGCCGCCGGCCCCGAGCTGCGCGGGCGCGATGCCTTGGCGGACGCCCGCCGCGATCGCGGCTTCGGGCAGAAAACGAAAGCTCTGGAACAGCACAAGTCCCGCGACGCCGATTTCGTTCGCGAAGGCGCGCACGATCGGCGCGCGCGCGACGGCGAAGGCAAGGGCGAACATGAAAAGCACGAACAGGAAAAACGGGGGCGGCCATTTCGCAAAGTCCGCCAAGAGTCCCAAGCGGGCGAGGGACAAGGGGATCGCGAAGAAAGGGAGCGGCAGCAGGAAACCGAGTGTCCACGACGCGGGACCGGTCGCGGCGATCAGCGCGCGCTGTCGCACCAAGAGCTGTCCCCACCACAAAAGGGTGAGCAAGCTGGTGGAAAGAAGAAGGATCTGTCCCGCGTTCATGCTCCTGCGGGATCTAGCGAAGCGACCGGGGAAAGGCAAAAACGGAGGGCGTAGCGGGCACTTATGGCATTTTTTATGCGTCCCGGTTCGGGACGGGTGGTGGCGTGGAGCGAGGGTTCCACCCGGGTTCCATCTTTGACGGGTACGCTGGGATCATGAAAAGCCCCCGATCAAAGCGACCGGGGGCGAACGGAAACGGTGGATGTCGGTGATGAAGCGTAGCTTTCTATTGGACTCCTTCCGGTTGGGATTCGGCCTGGATCTTTTTTCGCTCCAATTCTTCTGGCGACATTTTGCGATGCCCGCGGCGTTCGGGAGGTTTGATTCCCCACGCATCGAGCAAGGTTTTTTTGTCTTCGAAGTTCGTCGCCGCTTCAAGCTCCGCGATTTGGGCCTCCGTCAACTGGGCGCGGAGTTCGGGGGGAAGACCGCGCGGTCGATGTTGCTGCGCCAAAGTCACGTCCGCATGCAGGGCGAAAAAACTCAGAATCGTGGCCGAAAAGAACAAGGCTCTTTGCAGTTTGGTTTGTGTTTTCATCTTCACTTCCTTTGCCGCGGTCACGGCGTTTATGAGGTGACTTTAACGCCGGATGATGGAGCCGTTGTTGAGCGGCGCGGGAATTCTCAAAATCAAAAACCATTTCACAGTTTTTTGACGAGAGCGTGGAAAAGGTGTGAGGATGTTGGAAACTCTGGGAGGTCAGCGTGATCGAAATTCTGTTGGTCGAAGATGATCCGGGTATCGGGCGTGGACTTTCCATCCACTTGCAGACGGAAGGCTACCAGGTCTACTGGGCGAAAAACCTCGAAGAGGCGAAAACGCTGTTGCCCGTGAACCGTATCGAGCTCGTGCTGC contains the following coding sequences:
- a CDS encoding transglycosylase SLT domain-containing protein, with the translated sequence MRTPAIHILRYLPLLLLGAALSAQARPGGGVAAAASQLKGPGPKGLCTSDSENANEKWVKDGWCKQIMETMTKEDCAKDDFEKLQQKAKSNQINGLDKYCSNISSKANNKNEFAGVMQQMIAALVIEESEWVANAKGPNITADGKTGSQIPKGAKVGNAKGLLQLSTDSVRKYKCCKDLKSDKDLNDPKKSLKCGTQIAIHWMQRDGEAGKGSKSQARGAARYFQPYREIDKAKRERMQKKVNQGYCNRNGKPDTQSAGATGTENRQ